A segment of the Panicum hallii strain FIL2 chromosome 1, PHallii_v3.1, whole genome shotgun sequence genome:
taTTGATGACACGTGTCGTGCAGCCCCCGAGTcgttgaatccaaatcctaaggttttggaaaaaggatccaaaaagtcgtggcatgcattgTTAAATATACCATCCAATCAAAGTAATGATGAAAATTTCAATATGTATTTTTTTATATATGTTATGATGTCTGCTATCGTCCTGTAAAATTTTAATTTAGGACTTCACTTGTGTgtggagagagaaaaagataaATCATATTAAGGTGTCATTTGGGCCTATTGACATAGTTGTGGGAGTAAATTGTTCCCACAAATAGTTTATGAGGTTATCGGATTTTGGACACAAAGGAGGGGAGTAATTTGGAtttttttctaaattaaaacATGAACTAAAGATTAAGATTTTTACCTTGTTTATGTATAAAGAGATTATTGTCACCAAAGATAACTTAGAGGAAATTAGCATTGAGATAAAAAAAGTGTTGCTTTTGTAATTCTGATAAAAATATACAACATTTGTTCTTAGAGGGAATCTTGCTAAGTTTATTTGGCAAATATTCCATTTTTTTTTTAGTTACACCCTCCGTCCAATGAGTGTCCAAGACATGGTTAAATGGACACGTGAATAATTTTAAGAGACAAATTTTGGTTGCAGCCATTACAATGTGTCCAAAATATGGTTGTACCATAGTATATAGAGGCTAGGATCTCTTTTATTTACTTAATGAAATAGACTACCCCTTTATCCAAATAAAAAAAACTAAAGCTACGACACAAATTGACACGACCAGTTTATGCATTCATGGTCATGGTGCTTCTAGTATGGAATGGTCGGATGGTCGTCTGCTTCAACCCCTAAGTCATCAATGTTGAAGTATTCTTTCAACCTGGAGTATGGGACGGTTAGGGAGTGCACCTGCTGTACCCCTGATGTCATCGTCGAAAGCCTGCACCTGATTAGCAGTAGCAGCCTCACAGTTAATACTGAGAGCGACATATTTGAGGCATGCCAGATTCCTCAGCCCAAGGACCAGGCCACCATGCCCATACTTGCACCGGCACCGTGCCAGGAGTTGCAGCTTGAGCCTTTGGAGCTTTGGCATGGCTCCCGGCTCAAATTCCAACGCTGCCTCACACCAACAGCGGAATGTAAATTTGACCAAACTCTGGAACCCTTCGCTCTTGATTGCATGCCTTGGGTGGAAGATGCCTGAATCTCCTTCTTGGTCATCTGATAAGCGAACAGTAAGAGAGACTAGGATGGGTAAATTTGCTAGGATCTTTATTCCTTCCTTGCTTACTTCACCACCAACTCCAATATAGAGGCGGGTCAGGTTGACCAGAGAGCTGATTTCATGCGGCACGACTTGTAACCTACTACTTTCACTAAGGATAAGCCTCCGAAGTGGTGGTGGATTGCAGAAACAAGAAGCCATGAATGGAAGTGTGGCATCAGGAATATCCCCCACACGCAGTTCTCGAACACTCATAAACAGCTTGGAGAGCGACGAGATACATGCTTCCCTGTGGCCTTCCGCATCAGGTGCATCAGTAGAATGGCGCCAACTAACTCCAAGAATCCTCAGATTGGTAAGATCGCCGAGGCCCTGGACGAACTTTACAGATTGAAAACCCAAACCGATCATTTATAGCTCCTCCAATGCCTGCAGATTTCTGATCCCATCAGGTAGTTGCACCCCCGGATTGACACAAAGACGCACTAATCTCTGCAATTGGATAATACTTGCCGGTAGTTTCTGAAGTGTGGTGCGTGAGACATCTAGTGTTTCTAGATGTTGCAGCTTGTCTATATCTTCAGGGAGCGTGAAGCCACTGGAAAAATTCTCTATCCTCAAATACTTCAATTGACTGAAACTTTTGACATGTCCAAGAAGATAACATTCTTCAAGATAACCTTTTATATTCAGCACTCGCAAGACTTGGTTACTTAGAAACTCGGAGGCATGCTGGTTAAGCACTGAATTAGAGCCGAAAGTATTAATGGATCGAATATGTGCTGCTTGTTTCATTGTCTTGACCATCTCTTCATCCGGGCCAGAAATGTCTTCCTGGATGGATAAACGGCGAATCTTGTTGGAAGAATAATTTTCAGAAAACCCATTGCGATTCCATATAGTAACAAAATTGTCCTCGACAGCCTTTGATACAATAAACTCAAGTATGACATCATGAACTCTGCAAGTCTTCACTGTTGCGCCATCTTCCTCAACCTTGACTGGCTGGACCAAACTTCTATTGATCAGATCATTCAAGAAACTTCTCCCTAGCCGCAGAAAACCCGCGCCGCCAAATAGGCACGTCACCCACGCCGAGGATAGGAGTTTCTGATACCAACTGTCACGACTCTTGGCCGTCGACGATCGCCGCCGAGACGTGAGAGGTGAAAGGGAGAATCGAGAGGGATAGCTTGAAGAGGAAGAGTAACTCCTCACTCTGTTTGCTTTCTGAATTAAGATTGTTACCGAGTCTGTTACAGCAAGGGAACTTAAACACAGGCGTAGCGTCTGCCCTGTGGGACCCATGGCCCAACTATTACATAAAATGCATATACGTGTGATAACTGTATAAACGACACCACAAAACACCTTCTATTGAATACGTCTTCTTCACGAAGCATCACTGGATGCTGACACAGGCATACATGAAACCAATCATGCCTTAGTTCTATACATATGACTTCTAACTTCTCTACAAATTATTAGAAAAAAATCCAAATTGCTCACCTCAAATATGACCAAAGTTCGTAGAACCCCTAAACTATTTCTTGGTTCAGTTCTTCAGAAACTATATTATTTGGTTCAATTTACCTCTTGGTATAATTGTTTTTCACACAAAAGTAAGGGACATCATAAAAATGTATTATAAATATTTAGTCTTTTTTTGTATTGTACTGTAATTGGAggattaatttattattaaatATCCTATCATATCAAGAGAATAATGAAAATTCCAAGATGTATTTTTAATGTACGTTATGATGTCTGATATCATCACGTAAAATTTTAATTTTGGACTCGACTTGTGCGTGGAGAAAAAATACAAAGGGGTAAACTGAATCTACTAACATAGTTGTGAGTGTAAATTGATCCAAAATAATAGTTTATGGGGTTATCCAGATTTTAGCCATACATGATGGGAGATCCAAAAAAAATAGTTCATGAGGTTATCCAGATTTTAGCCATACATGAGGGGAGTAATTTGGATTTTTTTTCACAAATTAAACTTGCACTAAGGATTAAGATGTTACCTGGTTTATTTATAAATAGATTATTCTCACCAAATATGACCTCGAAGAAATTAGCATTGAGATAATAATTGTAGCCTATGTAATTCCAATGAAAATATACAACATCTATTCTTCGGATGGAATCTTGCTAAGTTTATTTGGCGAACATTCAAGATTCCTTTGAGTTACACCATCCAATGAGTGTTCAAGACATGGTTAAATGGACACAAGAATAATCTTAGGAGAAAAAATTTTGGTTACAGCCATTACGATGTGTAAGGCAATATTTCCAAAACATGGTTGTATCAAAGAATACGGAGGCTAGGGCCTCTTTCATTTACTATATGAAATAGACTACCCCTTTTTcaaaaaatagaaactaaagctgCGGTACCAATTGCGACAACCAGTTTATGCTCCCTGGGGGGCTGAAACAGACAAACAGATGATTACTGATACTGATATTTATTTTCCACATCATGCATTCATGGTCATGGTTCTTCTAGTATGGTCATGGTCATGATATTTCTTTTCCACATCATTAATTCAAGGTCATGGCTGCACCCGTAAGCCATGGAATATTTTCATTCTTTCGACCTGGACTATGGGACGGTTATGATGGACTCCTGCTGCACCTCTGATGTCATCCTCCAAAGAATCCACTTCGTCAGAAGTAGCAGCTTCGCAGTCAATAAGGAGACCGACATATTTGAGGCCTGCCAGATTCTGCAGCCCAAGGACCAGGCCACCGTCCCCATACTTGAATTGGCACCGTGCCAGGAGTACCAGCTTGAGCCTTTGGAGCTTTGGCATGGCTCCCGGCTCAAATTCCAACGCTGCCTCACACCAACAGCGGACTGTAAATTTGGCCAAACGCTGGAACCCTTGACTCTTGATTGCATGCCTTGGGTGGAAAATGCCTAGGATGGGTAAACTGCTTGACTCTCCTTCTTTGCCAGGCAATAAGAAAACAGTAAGAGAGACTAGGATGGGTAAACTTGCTAGGATGTTTATTCCTTCCTTGCTTACTTCACCCCAAAGGTCGATGCGGAGGCGGGTCAAATTGAGTAGCGAGCTGATTTGATGGGGCACGGCACTTAAATTACCACCAAGGACAAGCCTCTGAAGTGGTGGTGGAGTACCGACGCATAATGACATGAATGAAAGCGTGGCATCAGGCCACCCCTCCACACTAAACTGTCGAAGTCTCGTGAACAGCTTGGTGAGCGAGGAGATACATGCTTTCTCTTTCTCGTGGCCTTCCACGTCACGTACTTCAGTAGCGTCCATCCAGAAAATTTTAAGTACCTTCAAATTGGTCAGATCGCTGAGCCCTTGGATAAACTTTACAGATTGAAAACTCAAAGTGATCGTTGACAGCTCTTCCAGGGCCTGCAGATTTCCAATGCCATCGGGTAGTTGCACCAAAGGACCCACATTAAGACGCACTAATCTCTGCAATTGGATAATACTTGCCGGTAGTTTACTAATGTAGGTGTTACTAATGTCCAGTGTCTCTAGATGTTGCAGCTTTTCTAAATCTTCTGGGAGCGCGCAGCCCCGGCTGAAACTAATATTTATAATACCAAAATACTTCATTTGACTGATTCTTTTGACCTGTCCAAGATAGCATTCTCCATCAATTGCAACCCGAGGACCTCTTATATTCAGCACTCGCAAGACTTGGTTACTTAAAAACTTGGAGGCGTGCTTTACCAGCCCTGAATTATTACAGCCAAAAATATTAATGGATCGAATATGTGCGTGTTTTATTGTCTTGACCATCTCTTCAGCTGGGCCAGAAATGTCTTCTTGTATGGATAAACGGCGGATCTTGTTACAAGTATAATTTTGAGAGAATCCATTACGATTCCATATAGTAACAAAGTTGTCCTCCACAGCCTTTGATACAATAAACTCAAGTATGACATCATGAACTCTGCAAGTTTTCACTGTTGAGCCATCTGCCCCAACCTTGGCAGGCTGGACCAAGCTTCTGTTGATCAGATCATTCAAGTAACTTCTCCCAAGCTGCTCCATACTTTCTCTGTCTTGTCCAGGAATCAGTGCTTCCGCTACCCATAACAATATCAACTCTCTGCAATCAATCAAATAGTCCTCCGGAAACACACTCAGATATAACAAACAGCTCTTTAGATGGCGAGGAAGGTCAAAGTAACTAAGCAGCAATATTCTTTTCATTTTATCAATGTGAGAATCTTTGTCACCTGCAGCAGAAATGGACTTCAATGTATTGACCCAGACTTCCACCGTTTGCCTTTTGTTTGCTAATAAACCAGCTATACTGATTATGGCTAGTGGTAAGCCACCACATTTCTTCAGAATATCACTGGATACTTCCCTTAAATCTTGAGGACAATCTTCACGGGAGCAAAATAGTCTTTTAAAGAATAATCTCTGAGAGTCGTCATCTCCAAGTGGCTGCGCTTCGTACATATGTGCACCAATACCAGCACAACATGATTTGGCTATAGTTTTACTGCGTGTCGTAGTAATTACTATGCTTCCATTGTCATTGCGAGGTAAGGCAGATTCTATATGCTCCCATGCTTCTACACTCCATATATCATCAATCAAGATTAGGTACCTGCATGCATTGGTTGTGGAACTACATTAAATGGTGCAGATATCTGCGAAATGTAAAAGAGATggattgcaagtggcataatttTCTCTCAGAGTGTATTACACGCACAGTCAACAAAAGTTCCCGGTACGTAGGTACGAGGAACATGAATCGACAATTTTAAGTTCCCGGATCTTAGGGGTATACCTCCTAGGGACGTTTGGATCGAGGTTAGGATCATGATCCCTAGTTAATTGGGACAATACCCGAAACATAGCTACGgattcctctctcccctcccttcctccgGATCCCCCCTCCCCTCCTTTGCCATCGCCGGctcccctcctccgccgcccccgccaGCTCCCCTCCCCGGCCTCCCTTCCCATGCGGAGCGGCGTAGGCAGAGCAGCGCCGCACGGCTGCgggagggcggcgcggcgcggcagagCGAGCGGCGCAGCACGGGCGGCCGCGAATGGGAGGGCGGGAGGAACGGGAACGCGGCACCATACGTCTCCTCCCTCCACACGGGCTAGCCGCGCCTTCTTCCCGCCCTTTCCAGTGTCGCTAGCTCGTGCCCCGCCGTTCTTCCCACCCTCGCCGACGTCGTCAGCTCCCGCGTGACGACCTAGTACCACCGGAATAGGTTCCATCCACAATCCTGCGACCGTACCGCTGCGTTCCTGTTCCGCGATCCGGAACGAAAGTTCTGGGAACGAGGAACGTCGCAACGTACCGCGTTCCGTGTGACTGTGATTACACGTGCTAGCGATTTAGGCTGGAATCTACTTCCGTTATCTGATAAAAAGACTACAACCTCCCAAATGATAAGTGTCACATTAGAACAGAGTCCCATTATTTAAATGCGTATGATCTTTTAAAAGAAGGTTTGCAAAATCATTCTCTCTATCCAGAAAGTTTTGCTGAATCTAAATGTATTCAGTGGCATAGAGTAAATTTTCTACTGAAATAAATATCATACACACATAATGTAACCATTAGTAGAAGAAAAATATCTTGTGTACCTCTTGTCAATTAAGTAGTCTCTCATATTGCGTATGAGCTGCTCCATCTCCCACCTTTCGGTCTGGTCGTCAAACTGGTTGTTGCTTATTTCAGACAATATATCCCTGAGGAGTTTCTTAATATCTGGAGTCTGAGATATAGACACGAAGGCCCGGCAATCAAATGCTTCAGTGATTTTGCGGTATACCTCCATGGCCAGAGTGGTCTTCCCCTGCCCAGCGGTTCCATAGATGGAAACCACCTTGTGCTGCATCTCTTCACATGTTAACAATTCGATGATCTCCTTGCGAGGACCATCAATTCCCACGAGATCCCTCGCCTCTGCAAAGAGTGCAGGTGCTCGAAGATCCAAGAGCACTGGCTGAGGTGAGGCGGCGTGGATGTCGTAGCGTTTGGCCCGCTCGCTCTGCTCGATCACGAGGCTCTTGAGTTTTTGGATCTCCTCTGCCAATCCCCGGTCCTGCAACAAGATCTTCACCTTCCGCACAGCCTTGCGCACGAAGTTGGCCTTGGAACCCCCATGGCTGTGATTGAGCCTGAAACGGTCGATGCAATCTTCGATATCGTAGGATAGCTCACGCACCTTGCTTCTCCAATCTTTGGCCAGTGGATCAATCTGGTCGTCGTCCTTCTCCGCGAGATTCTGCAGCACGGCGTCCATGGTGCTCAGCTCCTCCTTCAGGAAGCGGATCCCATCCTCAGCGTCTCGGGCGAGCTGGTACTTCTCGCCGAGCATGGCGGTCAGCTTGCCGATCACGGAGCCCATCACGCCCGTTGCCGCGCTCGCCATCACTTCGGCCATCACGACTCGCAAGCACTCGCTCTAAGCCAAATGCTAGCTCGATTGTAGTGGTGTGAGAGAGGAAGCGCACTTCAATTCTCAGGTTAATTACTCGCCGATGGTGCGTGTGGGGACCTAGAGATTACTAAAACTAAAGGAGAGGATATCAATTTGTGGATACCTGCTGCACACGCCAAACTGCACTTTGGATATACCTGCTCCAACTTCATTAAGTAAATGGCCTGCTTTAGATGGTGGTTCAGCAAGTAGCCATACAAAACGTTAAAGCTTGTTCACATCAACGCGGACATAAATGTTTTTAAAAATCTGTGTTTTGACCGAGGTGATTTGTAATATGTGCCGTCCAACATATTTAACTGCTACACTACTTTAAAGTTTCTAGAGCCGggtaaaaatgtatttttagaAGCGGATATTGTACCGCCCCTAATTCTCGCAGCTCAAAGTGTGATTTTTAGATGCAGGTAATGcgcccgcccctaaaaataattTCTAACGGCGGGTCACGGTGTGATCTACCTCTAAAAATCAATTTGTAGGGACGGTTCACAGCATGATCCGCCTCTACAAATCGATTTCTAaaaaattaaaaagaaaatcaaaaacaacaaaataaaaaaaatttgcAGCCAACTAGCCACCACCACAAGCCCCAGTACTATCGAGTTACGATTTTTTTTGACAAAAtatcaacacttgcatttcgaACTGCATAACTCAAGCTTCACGCGTACTTTCCTCTCCACCACACTAtacagtcacttgtgactcTAAGGGATAtcctattcttttatattaactctcatttctaggggcgggtgacgccaccacccgcccctaaaaatatttttcaattttgttccaaaaattcatttaaatatttacatatagcaaaacaaataaaaaagatGAAACTTCTACGCtgaactatagataaaaaataTACCAAATATATTTCACGTTTCATGGAGACCTTATTCTCCGCCTCTCCCCTGCAGTCTAAAGGGAATTCTGAAGACGCTGCTGGCGAGCCCCCGGAGCCCATCTCCGCTGCTCCTGTCTCAACGTTGGCACCCCTCCGGCCCCAATTCATCGGAAACCCATCAACGTGGAAATGAGCGAGCAGGAGCCTGAGAGTGATGATGAAATGGAAGGGGGTGGGAAAATTGAAGTTGCTGATTCTGCGGCGCTGACCGTGAAGCCTCACGAGACTGTCATGCTCCGCCCTCGTCAATCTTCCTCCGAGTCTTCAAGTGCTGGCTCGTCATCATCGTTATCAAACGATAGCGATGAGAAAGAGCAACATGCCAGTGCCGACAAGCCCGTCACCGATGCCCCATGTGCTCGCCGGGCTTCGGCTGTCAGCGAAGTCTCCGAAGGAGGCGGCAGCTAGTCTGAAAGCGACGCTTACTTCGTGAGTCAGGAGGACCCTGCGGCCGTGATGCTGAACTGAACGCATCGGGAGCTAAACTGATCGGCGGTCGCATCCTTGGGAGCCTTCAGTTTGAAAGTAGTGATCGCGAGCACCGGTTTCTATCCGAAGCAGGGGGTCGTTTTGCTTTCCGCTGATGGAGAAGGAACTGATGAAAACTGGTGTTTCGAATGCGCTTCGTTGTGCTGGGGACTTGGCCAGGAAGACCTTCATCGCGACGCGTTGCGGCGCTCGCCAAATCAAGGCCCGTGGGTCCCCTTCGTCCCAGATGGGGACCCTTGAGGAGAAAATTGCCAAGCTGGAGGAGGAGAAAACGGCCCTCGCAAAAGAAGTTGAATCTGAAAAACCACAGCATGCCTCGGCAGTCCAGACATCGAAGGTATTGGAAGATCAACTAAAGAAATCCTGAGCAGAGATGGCCGAGGTGAAAACTGAGCTTGCCACAGCCACCAAAAGGCGCCAAAGGATTAAGGACAAGTTCAACATCTTGCGTCAGGCCCTCGGTGCCGTGGAGATGGTTCTTCAGGAGATGCCGAGCTTCATGTCATCTTATGGGCTCACTGCTCCGGAGCTTGCCGTCGACGGCTTGGATGTGAACCAGTTTTTCAATTGGCTTCAGATTTGCCTTGCTATGCTAGACGCCGGAAGCAAGTTGTATGGAAATTTGAGCGCCATCGTCGCCGCACGGACACTGGCAGCTTCGGTGTGCGGTTTGCTGCCCACGGAATCCAACACTGCCCAGACAATATCCAAAACTTAGCTTCGGGCTCTTCAGAATGCTTCTTTAGCTTGGCCTTCGGAAGAAGCTGTTTGTCCCGAAAACCTTCCTCGTCTACCGAAGAATATTGCCAAGAATTTTATCGAGTCTTTTTTCAAGGGCCGAGGAACAGAGCTTGTCCAGCGTGAAGGGCTTCGCGTACGTGACCAGGTGCGTTGAATTATGTTCAATTATTGCATTTTGGTCACTTACCGTGTGTTTGGTTGGCGGAACGAGGGTGAACGGAGCGGAGCGGTTCCATTTTTGCACGCGTTTGGTTGAAGGAGCATGGAGCGGAACCGCTCCCGCAGGTGAGCGACCGGCCTGTCGCTTCCCTCCGCCGTGCGgcgcgccagcccctgcccggccgccccccgcccgccggcccccgcgccgcctgctccccgcgccgccgcgccgccccgcggccactggcccccgcgcgccgcccccgcccgccagCCCCCAAGCGTCTCCCCCCGCCCGCCAGCCGCCGCGCGGCCTGCTCCCCGCGCCAccgcgccccccgcgccgccgcgcccccgtgcgccgccccgcggccaccggcccccgcgcggcctgctccccgcgccgccgggcccccgcgccgccgcccccccccccccccgcgcgccgccccgcggccACCGGCCCCCGCGCAGCCTGCCCCCCGCGGCGCGCCAGCCCCTACAcccccg
Coding sequences within it:
- the LOC112879106 gene encoding putative disease resistance RPP13-like protein 3 isoform X1 — its product is MAEVMASAATGVMGSVIGKLTAMLGEKYQLARDAEDGIRFLKEELSTMDAVLQNLAEKDDDQIDPLAKDWRSKVRELSYDIEDCIDRFRLNHSHGGSKANFVRKAVRKVKILLQDRGLAEEIQKLKSLVIEQSERAKRYDIHAASPQPVLLDLRAPALFAEARDLVGIDGPRKEIIELLTCEEMQHKVVSIYGTAGQGKTTLAMEVYRKITEAFDCRAFVSISQTPDIKKLLRDILSEISNNQFDDQTERWEMEQLIRNMRDYLIDKRYLILIDDIWSVEAWEHIESALPRNDNGSIVITTTRSKTIAKSCCAGIGAHMYEAQPLGDDDSQRLFFKRLFCSREDCPQDLREVSSDILKKCGGLPLAIISIAGLLANKRQTVEVWVNTLKSISAAGDKDSHIDKMKRILLLSYFDLPRHLKSCLLYLSVFPEDYLIDCRELILLWVAEALIPGQDRESMEQLGRSYLNDLINRSLVQPAKVGADGSTVKTCRVHDVILEFIVSKAVEDNFVTIWNRNGFSQNYTCNKIRRLSIQEDISGPAEEMVKTIKHAHIRSINIFGCNNSGLVKHASKFLSNQVLRVLNIRGPRVAIDGECYLGQVKRISQMKYFGIINISFSRGCALPEDLEKLQHLETLDISNTYISKLPASIIQLQRLVRLNVGPLVQLPDGIGNLQALEELSTITLSFQSVKFIQGLSDLTNLKVLKIFWMDATEVRDVEGHEKEKACISSLTKLFTRLRQFSVEGWPDATLSFMSLCVGTPPPLQRLVLGGNLSAVPHQISSLLNLTRLRIDLWGEVSKEGINILASLPILVSLTVFLLPGKEGESSSLPILGIFHPRHAIKSQGFQRLAKFTVRCWCEAALEFEPGAMPKLQRLKLVLLARCQFKYGDGGLVLGLQNLAGLKYVGLLIDCEAATSDEVDSLEDDIRGAAGVHHNRPIVQVERMKIFHGLRVQP
- the LOC112879106 gene encoding putative disease resistance RPP13-like protein 3 isoform X2, which translates into the protein MWWLTTSHNQYSWFISKQKLGRSYLNDLINRSLVQPAKVGADGSTVKTCRVHDVILEFIVSKAVEDNFVTIWNRNGFSQNYTCNKIRRLSIQEDISGPAEEMVKTIKHAHIRSINIFGCNNSGLVKHASKFLSNQVLRVLNIRGPRVAIDGECYLGQVKRISQMKYFGIINISFSRGCALPEDLEKLQHLETLDISNTYISKLPASIIQLQRLVRLNVGPLVQLPDGIGNLQALEELSTITLSFQSVKFIQGLSDLTNLKVLKIFWMDATEVRDVEGHEKEKACISSLTKLFTRLRQFSVEGWPDATLSFMSLCVGTPPPLQRLVLGGNLSAVPHQISSLLNLTRLRIDLWGEVSKEGINILASLPILVSLTVFLLPGKEGESSSLPILGIFHPRHAIKSQGFQRLAKFTVRCWCEAALEFEPGAMPKLQRLKLVLLARCQFKYGDGGLVLGLQNLAGLKYVGLLIDCEAATSDEVDSLEDDIRGAAGVHHNRPIVQVERMKIFHGLRVQP
- the LOC112879106 gene encoding disease resistance protein RPP13-like isoform X4; translation: MAEVMASAATGVMGSVIGKLTAMLGEKYQLARDAEDGIRFLKEELSTMDAVLQNLAEKDDDQIDPLAKDWRSKVRELSYDIEDCIDRFRLNHSHGGSKANFVRKAVRKVKILLQDRGLAEEIQKLKSLVIEQSERAKRYDIHAASPQPVLLDLRAPALFAEARDLVGIDGPRKEIIELLTCEEMQHKVVSIYGTAGQGKTTLAMEVYRKITEAFDCRAFVSISQTPDIKKLLRDILSEISNNQFDDQTERWEMEQLIRNMRDYLIDKRYLILIDDIWSVEAWEHIESALPRNDNGSIVITTTRSKTIAKSCCAGIGAHMYEAQPLGDDDSQRLFFKRLFCSREDCPQDLREVSSDILKKCGGLPLAIISIAGLLANKSLGEVT
- the LOC112879106 gene encoding disease resistance protein RPP13-like isoform X3, coding for MAEVMASAATGVMGSVIGKLTAMLGEKYQLARDAEDGIRFLKEELSTMDAVLQNLAEKDDDQIDPLAKDWRSKVRELSYDIEDCIDRFRLNHSHGGSKANFVRKAVRKVKILLQDRGLAEEIQKLKSLVIEQSERAKRYDIHAASPQPVLLDLRAPALFAEARDLVGIDGPRKEIIELLTCEEMQHKVVSIYGTAGQGKTTLAMEVYRKITEAFDCRAFVSISQTPDIKKLLRDILSEISNNQFDDQTERWEMEQLIRNMRDYLIDKRYLILIDDIWSVEAWEHIESALPRNDNGSIVITTTRSKTIAKSCCAGIGAHMYEAQPLGDDDSQRLFFKRLFCSREDCPQDLREVSSDILKKCGGLPLAIISIAGLLANKRQTVEVWVNTLKSISAAES